In a genomic window of Bordetella petrii:
- a CDS encoding phosphatase PAP2 family protein → MSPRLSAPAAYTLGHVVAGTLLLGLLAWLAQHSGLDMAIARALYDPLGGQFPLRHAALLEFAGHRLLVALPVGVALLALAGALASYRYAPLRPARGALWAIVLTCLVGQLAVSQLKHHTTMPRPYNLLEFGGDTAWPAHWWAASRAAAGHALPSAHAGAGYALLSLYFAASALDAGRWRWWGLGLGIATGLVFSLVRILQGAHFLSQTLWSAALMWLVASLVFSPLLARNRRPALAAGGARPA, encoded by the coding sequence ATGTCCCCTCGCCTGTCCGCTCCTGCCGCCTACACCCTCGGCCACGTCGTGGCCGGCACGCTGCTGCTGGGCCTGCTGGCCTGGCTGGCGCAACACAGCGGCCTGGACATGGCCATTGCGCGCGCACTGTACGATCCGCTGGGCGGCCAGTTCCCGCTGCGGCATGCCGCGCTGCTGGAATTTGCCGGGCATCGCCTGCTGGTGGCCCTGCCCGTCGGCGTCGCCCTGCTGGCGCTGGCCGGGGCGCTGGCCAGCTATCGCTACGCGCCATTGCGTCCGGCCCGCGGCGCGCTGTGGGCGATCGTGCTGACCTGCCTGGTGGGACAGCTGGCGGTCAGCCAGCTCAAGCACCACACGACCATGCCACGTCCCTACAATTTGCTGGAATTCGGCGGCGACACCGCCTGGCCGGCACACTGGTGGGCGGCCAGCCGCGCCGCGGCCGGCCATGCCCTGCCCAGCGCGCATGCGGGCGCGGGCTATGCGCTGCTTTCGCTGTATTTCGCCGCAAGCGCGCTAGACGCGGGCCGTTGGCGCTGGTGGGGCCTTGGGCTGGGGATTGCAACGGGACTGGTGTTTTCGCTGGTGCGCATCCTTCAGGGCGCGCACTTCCTGAGCCAGACCCTGTGGTCGGCCGCGCTGATGTGGCTGGTGGCAAGCCTGGTTTTCAGCCCCTTGCTGGCGCGAAACCGGCGCCCCGCCCTGGCGGCCGGGGGCGCCCGGCCCGCCTAG
- a CDS encoding serine hydrolase domain-containing protein, whose amino-acid sequence MQEALMQQAIQFAQEHETAWDREVGGVWGVHQQDPPPWNRLLGPVHDRGPVTGLVVVDGHTVASWGEPQRADLTFSVAKMYLALVAGVAHDRGLLPDVDEPVRARVPGIGFDTGRNAKITWRHLLQQTSEWEGERFGVPDQVDRYRAVTFGAPPGGKKGDARPLQEPGTYWEYNDVRINQLSYALLHLFRKPLPEIFREAIMRPLGASDDWHWACYDNAWVEIDGELMPSVPGGSHWGGGMSISSEDQALIGRMLLDEGRANGHQIISAEWVRAMRTPSRLAPYYGYLIWLNEGRRIFPSVTASSFFGIGAGSSFTWVEPERRMVVIVRWLDSAHADALFGKILAAVDA is encoded by the coding sequence ATGCAAGAAGCACTGATGCAGCAGGCGATCCAGTTCGCCCAAGAACACGAAACCGCCTGGGACCGCGAGGTTGGCGGCGTATGGGGCGTGCACCAGCAGGATCCCCCGCCATGGAACCGTCTGCTGGGCCCGGTGCACGATCGCGGCCCCGTCACGGGCTTGGTGGTGGTGGACGGGCACACGGTGGCGTCGTGGGGCGAGCCGCAGCGCGCCGACCTGACCTTCAGCGTGGCCAAGATGTACCTGGCCCTGGTGGCCGGCGTGGCGCATGACCGCGGCCTGCTGCCCGACGTCGACGAGCCGGTGCGCGCGCGCGTGCCCGGTATCGGTTTCGACACCGGTCGCAACGCCAAGATCACCTGGCGTCACCTGCTGCAGCAGACCAGCGAATGGGAAGGTGAACGCTTTGGCGTGCCCGACCAGGTAGACCGCTATCGCGCGGTCACATTCGGCGCGCCGCCTGGAGGCAAGAAAGGCGATGCGCGGCCCTTGCAGGAACCGGGCACCTACTGGGAATACAACGACGTGCGCATCAACCAGCTGTCGTACGCCCTGCTGCACTTGTTCCGCAAACCGCTGCCCGAAATCTTCCGCGAAGCCATCATGCGCCCGCTGGGCGCCAGCGACGACTGGCACTGGGCGTGCTACGACAACGCCTGGGTCGAGATCGACGGCGAGCTCATGCCGTCGGTGCCGGGCGGTTCCCACTGGGGCGGCGGCATGTCCATCAGCAGCGAGGACCAGGCCTTGATCGGCCGCATGCTGCTCGACGAGGGGCGCGCCAACGGCCACCAGATCATTTCTGCGGAATGGGTGCGGGCCATGCGCACGCCCAGCCGGCTGGCGCCGTACTACGGTTACTTGATCTGGCTGAACGAGGGCCGGCGCATTTTCCCCAGCGTCACCGCTTCCAGCTTTTTCGGCATCGGCGCGGGCAGTTCGTTCACCTGGGTCGAACCCGAGCGCCGCATGGTGGTCATTGTGCGCTGGCTCGATTCGGCGCATGCCGATGCACTGTTCGGCAAGATCCTGGCCGCGGTGGATGCCTAG
- a CDS encoding amino acid ABC transporter substrate-binding protein, protein MKKLTAVFLACATSLLAACGQGDDPAPQASAPAARKIVVGLDDNFPPMGFRDENNQLVGFDIDMAREAARRMGIEVEFKPIDWSAKEAELNGKRVDALWNGLTITEERKKNIAFTAPYMANHQIILVAQASPVQNKADLAGRVVGAQDGSSAVDAIKKDAQVAASLKELKLFGDNVTALMDLSAGRLDAVVVDEVVGRYLASKRAGQYRVLDENFGTEDYGVGLRKDDAELLAKLDQTLDAMKKDGSAARIAQQWFGADIIK, encoded by the coding sequence ATGAAAAAACTGACCGCTGTCTTCCTGGCCTGCGCCACGTCGTTGCTTGCCGCTTGTGGCCAGGGCGATGATCCCGCGCCGCAGGCCAGCGCCCCCGCCGCCCGGAAAATCGTCGTGGGCCTGGACGACAACTTCCCGCCCATGGGTTTTCGCGATGAAAACAACCAGCTGGTCGGCTTCGACATCGACATGGCGCGCGAAGCCGCGCGCCGCATGGGCATCGAAGTCGAATTCAAGCCCATCGACTGGAGCGCCAAAGAGGCCGAATTGAACGGCAAGCGCGTGGATGCGCTCTGGAACGGCCTCACGATTACCGAAGAGCGCAAAAAGAACATCGCCTTCACGGCGCCCTACATGGCCAACCACCAGATCATTCTGGTGGCCCAGGCCTCGCCGGTGCAGAACAAGGCCGACCTGGCCGGCCGCGTGGTGGGCGCGCAAGATGGCAGCAGCGCCGTCGACGCCATCAAGAAAGACGCGCAGGTGGCCGCCAGCCTGAAAGAGCTGAAGCTGTTCGGCGACAACGTCACCGCCCTGATGGACCTGTCGGCCGGCCGCCTGGATGCAGTGGTGGTCGACGAAGTCGTGGGCCGCTACCTGGCCAGCAAGCGGGCGGGGCAGTACCGCGTGCTGGACGAAAATTTCGGCACCGAAGACTACGGCGTCGGCCTGCGCAAAGACGACGCCGAACTGCTGGCCAAGCTCGACCAGACCCTCGACGCCATGAAAAAGGACGGCAGCGCCGCCCGTATCGCGCAACAATGGTTCGGCGCCGACATCATCAAATAA
- a CDS encoding amino acid ABC transporter permease has product MDYVVSLLGPMAQGAKTTLTLFFVTFALAVPLGLLLALARVSHWRLLSQLVNGYIWLMRGTPLMLQMLFIYFALPFVPVVGVRLPDFPAAIVAFALNYAAYFAEIFRAGILSVDRGQYEGSKVLGMSYLQTMRRIVLPQMVQRVLPPMSNETITLVKDTSLIYVLALNDILRTARGIVQRDFTTTPFLVAAAFYLFMTLLLTWLFQHMEKRYAKYDQ; this is encoded by the coding sequence ATGGATTACGTCGTCTCCCTGCTGGGGCCGATGGCGCAGGGAGCCAAGACCACCCTGACGCTGTTTTTCGTGACCTTCGCGCTGGCGGTGCCCCTGGGGCTGCTGCTGGCGCTGGCTCGCGTTTCCCATTGGCGGCTGCTCAGCCAGCTGGTCAATGGCTACATCTGGCTGATGCGCGGCACGCCGCTCATGCTGCAGATGCTGTTCATCTATTTCGCGTTGCCGTTCGTGCCGGTGGTGGGGGTGCGGCTGCCCGATTTTCCGGCCGCCATCGTGGCCTTCGCGCTGAACTACGCGGCGTATTTCGCCGAGATATTCCGCGCCGGCATCCTGTCGGTGGACCGGGGCCAGTACGAAGGCAGCAAGGTGCTGGGCATGAGCTACCTGCAGACGATGCGGCGCATCGTGCTGCCGCAGATGGTGCAGCGTGTGCTGCCGCCCATGAGCAACGAGACCATCACGCTGGTCAAAGATACCTCGCTCATCTACGTGCTGGCGCTCAACGACATCCTGCGCACGGCGCGCGGTATCGTGCAGCGCGATTTCACCACCACGCCGTTTCTGGTCGCCGCCGCGTTCTACCTGTTCATGACGCTGCTGCTGACCTGGCTGTTCCAGCACATGGAAAAACGCTATGCCAAGTACGACCAATAG
- a CDS encoding universal stress protein translates to MYQHILLPIDGSELSQVGLTQGLALARALKARVTIMTALEPVHIPSTEGVRLPGVQQQLQRQARERAQGWLDAAAAKARDAGVACTTHMQDGNQPYAAIVECAEQIGCDLIAMCSHGRSGMAAMVLGSQTQKVLAKSQIPVLVYR, encoded by the coding sequence ATGTACCAACATATTCTTCTTCCCATCGACGGTTCCGAGCTGTCCCAGGTCGGTCTTACGCAGGGGCTGGCGCTGGCCCGCGCGCTGAAGGCCCGCGTCACCATCATGACCGCCCTCGAGCCGGTCCACATTCCGTCGACGGAAGGCGTGCGGCTGCCCGGCGTGCAGCAACAGCTGCAGCGCCAGGCGCGCGAGCGGGCCCAGGGCTGGCTGGATGCCGCCGCCGCCAAGGCCCGCGACGCCGGCGTGGCGTGCACCACCCATATGCAAGACGGCAACCAACCCTATGCCGCCATCGTGGAATGCGCCGAGCAGATCGGCTGCGACCTGATCGCAATGTGCTCGCATGGCCGCAGCGGCATGGCGGCCATGGTGCTGGGCAGCCAGACCCAGAAAGTGCTGGCCAAATCGCAAATTCCCGTGCTGGTTTACCGCTAG